In Candidatus Thorarchaeota archaeon, one genomic interval encodes:
- a CDS encoding N-acetyltransferase, translating into MSEMTEEYYAHPLAVVDDGADIGEGTKIWHFAHVRGTAKLGKSCNLGKGVYIDADVEIGDNVKIQNGVSVYNGVKIEDDVFCGPHMVFTNDLYPRAFSESWEVCETLVKEGASIGANAVIICNTVLGEYCMIGSGSVVTKDVPAHGLVMGNPGRLVGFVCICGQPLHDEIEKNADEVVFRCAECNQETIISASDYALKVR; encoded by the coding sequence ATGAGCGAAATGACAGAAGAGTACTATGCGCACCCACTAGCGGTTGTAGACGATGGAGCAGACATTGGCGAAGGTACCAAGATATGGCACTTCGCTCATGTTCGTGGAACGGCCAAGCTTGGAAAATCCTGTAATCTTGGGAAGGGAGTATACATCGACGCAGATGTTGAGATAGGCGACAATGTCAAGATTCAGAACGGCGTGTCTGTTTACAATGGCGTTAAAATAGAAGATGATGTTTTCTGTGGGCCACACATGGTATTCACCAATGATTTGTATCCGCGCGCATTCAGCGAATCATGGGAAGTTTGCGAAACACTTGTCAAGGAGGGTGCTTCAATTGGAGCTAATGCTGTCATTATCTGTAATACTGTACTAGGCGAGTATTGTATGATTGGGAGTGGCTCTGTCGTTACGAAAGATGTTCCAGCTCACGGATTGGTGATGGGGAATCCAGGACGCTTAGTCGGATTCGTCTGTATCTGTGGTCAGCCGCTCCATGATGAAATAGAGAAGAACGCTGATGAAGTCGTCTTCCGGTGCGCCGAGTGCAATCAAGAAACCATCATTTCAGCATCTGATTATGCCCTGAAGGTTAGGTAG